In Rhodothermales bacterium, the sequence CCGGGCGGCTGTCATGACCGGGCTCTCGCCGGCCCGCCTCGCGATCACCAACCACATCACGGGCGACCAGGCGCAGTTCCAGCCGGCAGGGGCCACCCTGCGCGCCGCGGAGATGGTCAACTACCTGGCGCTCGACCATGTCACGGTCGCCGAACGCCTCAAAGAGGCCGGCTACGCCAACGCATTTTTAGGCAAATGGCACCTCTCGGGGACGAATGACGAGATGGATACCGTCGAACCCGGCCGCCGGCCCGAATTTCAGGGGTTCGACGTCAACATCGGTGGCGTCAGCTTCGGCGGGCCGCCGAGTTATTTCGACCCCTATCGCAATCCGGCTATCGAAGACCGCCGTGAAGGCGAGTACCTGACCAATCGGCTGGCGGACGAAGCGGTCGGGTTTATGCGCTCCCATCAATCACAGCCCTTTTTTATCGCCCTGTGGCCCTACACCGTCCACTGGCCGATGGACGCGCCGGAAGCGCTTGTGCAGAAGTACGAAGCGCGCGCCGGGTTTAGCGACCACGGGGAGGGCCTCGACGCGAGCCGGCGCTACGGCGCCATGATCGAGGCGATGGATGCCGCCGTCGGCCGCGTCCTCGTCGCGCTCGACTCGCTCGGCCTGGCGGAAGAGACGCTGGTGATCTTTACCTCGGACAACGGCGCCTACGGCGGCGTCACGGACCTCGCGCCGCTGCGTGCGGCGAAGGGGCACCTGTACGAAGGGGGGCTCCGCGTGCCGCTGATCGTCCGCTGGCCCGGGAAGATCCCCGCCGGCACGGTCTCGGCCGAGCCGGTGATCAGCATGGACTTTTACCCGACGATGCTGGATGCGGCCGGCCTGGCTCCCACGACGGACTT encodes:
- a CDS encoding sulfatase; amino-acid sequence: MWASLLAIAVLAGCQPAQEPPLSPPNIVMIMIDDLGWMDLRVQGNPLLDTPVLDRLAAEGMRFTDAYAASPVCSPTRAAVMTGLSPARLAITNHITGDQAQFQPAGATLRAAEMVNYLALDHVTVAERLKEAGYANAFLGKWHLSGTNDEMDTVEPGRRPEFQGFDVNIGGVSFGGPPSYFDPYRNPAIEDRREGEYLTNRLADEAVGFMRSHQSQPFFIALWPYTVHWPMDAPEALVQKYEARAGFSDHGEGLDASRRYGAMIEAMDAAVGRVLVALDSLGLAEETLVIFTSDNGAYGGVTDLAPLRAAKGHLYEGGLRVPLIVRWPGKIPAGTVSAEPVISMDFYPTMLDAAGLAPTTDFPLDGESLLPILHQTGPLRRDALFFHYPNYAFHGENRLGGAIREGDYKLIAHYDDGSVELYRLSDDLGEQRDLAADMPEKAEVLKSRLDAWLVASGARMPVPIMRD